A window of the Streptomyces griseochromogenes genome harbors these coding sequences:
- a CDS encoding lanthionine synthetase LanC family protein — MTAPETMVVAVDEVEELALEGLRWLTAAARETVGGGLAWTTRPSDDELNPRLYSGTAGIVPVLLEAWRHFGDDAYADTALRAARGLADSVDSVDDDSLYFGRTGMALVLRAVHDELGDTASGAAADRALELVRSRFDGTRWGELFELMGGNAGIGLGALVVGDPELAVLAMEPYLRTAEQTPAGVHWAHRTGIESRLHHISHGTLGIVLALARVGRATGRADLVELALTGAADIVARDEGGPEGFLVLHSTLQHRPDVVEPISYGWCHGPAGDAQVFRLLRDITADPVWSALADRCWHTVTRSGLPERVRPGFWDNNGRCCGTAGVLALACDRIAEQQDPYDFAHVLVTDLVARAIRDTDGARWSNLEHRSTPGDLEPCTGWAMGNAGIVRELLRFVRLSQGGDPRYAFAWPDQPPVPARSAIRHAGTDTGPTAPDADAP, encoded by the coding sequence ATGACTGCACCGGAAACCATGGTCGTGGCGGTCGACGAAGTCGAGGAGCTCGCGCTGGAAGGGCTGCGATGGCTGACCGCGGCGGCGCGGGAAACCGTCGGCGGAGGCCTCGCCTGGACGACCAGGCCCTCGGACGACGAGCTCAACCCGAGGCTCTACAGCGGCACGGCCGGGATCGTCCCCGTGCTCCTGGAGGCATGGCGGCACTTCGGCGACGACGCCTACGCCGACACCGCGCTGCGCGCGGCCCGTGGACTCGCGGACTCGGTCGACAGCGTCGACGACGACTCCCTCTACTTCGGCCGCACCGGAATGGCCCTCGTCCTACGGGCCGTTCACGACGAACTCGGCGACACGGCCAGCGGGGCCGCCGCGGACCGCGCGCTGGAACTCGTGCGGTCCCGCTTCGACGGGACACGCTGGGGCGAGCTGTTCGAGCTGATGGGCGGCAATGCGGGGATCGGCCTCGGCGCGCTCGTGGTGGGCGACCCCGAACTGGCCGTCCTCGCCATGGAGCCGTATCTGCGGACGGCGGAGCAGACGCCGGCGGGCGTCCACTGGGCCCACCGCACGGGCATCGAATCCCGTCTCCACCACATCTCGCACGGCACGCTCGGCATCGTCCTGGCGCTGGCCCGGGTCGGCCGGGCCACCGGCCGGGCGGACCTGGTCGAGCTGGCACTGACCGGTGCCGCGGACATCGTGGCACGTGACGAAGGGGGGCCGGAGGGCTTTCTGGTGCTGCATTCCACCCTGCAGCACCGCCCCGATGTGGTCGAGCCCATCAGCTACGGCTGGTGCCACGGCCCGGCCGGCGATGCCCAGGTCTTCCGGCTGCTGCGGGACATCACGGCCGACCCGGTCTGGTCCGCTCTCGCCGACCGCTGCTGGCACACGGTCACCCGCTCCGGTCTGCCGGAGCGGGTGCGCCCCGGCTTCTGGGACAACAACGGCCGTTGCTGCGGCACCGCAGGCGTCCTCGCGCTGGCCTGCGACCGGATCGCCGAACAGCAGGACCCGTACGACTTCGCCCACGTACTCGTCACGGACCTCGTCGCCCGAGCTATCCGGGACACCGACGGCGCCCGCTGGTCCAACCTCGAGCACCGGTCCACCCCGGGCGACCTTGAACCGTGCACCGGCTGGGCGATGGGCAACGCGGGCATCGTCCGTGAACTCCTGCGCTTCGTCAGGCTGAGCCAGGGGGGCGATCCCCGGTATGCGTTCGCCTGGCCGGACCAGCCTCCGGTGCCCGCTCGGTCCGCGATCCGCCACGCCGGTACCGACACCGGCCCGACCGCACCTGATGCCGACGCTCCCTGA
- a CDS encoding serine/threonine-protein kinase — MTEDSGRSDEWAVSGYEPVRALGEGAGGRVVLARHTATGVPVAIKYLSRRLRGDREFLARFRAEARLLGELRHPCVVRLYEYVEARAGAAIVMEAVDGVSLRQLLRRHGATGPEAALVLLKGSLLGLGAAHAAGVVHRDYKPENVLVRADGTSALADFGIAVRAGRETEAAGTPAYMAPEQWQGEPAGPAGDVYAAAAVFHECLTGRRPFTGDDVTALRLQHLRAPVPLDDVPAPVRGLLCRGLAKDPADRPGIEDFLADLERSAAEGYGADWEERGRRRLAELTSLLALLFPFSATATLDAPARALTLLGRVKRNGWKAAAGAAALAVVASGATAVTARPHDTATTVVSSVPSAVKSATPSATSPSTAPTTVPPTTDATPSGTPSESPSASPTPSVTTAPPTESPTPTPESTTAPTPGTVTITIGSWQRGQTPGTLIADVTVDTTGTGPVTVTANYYVDSPADPYGNQAKQLSGSTHYPVTFEADFSNHPCRGTWMVTLTSTPAAADGPQTASLDAPPC, encoded by the coding sequence ATGACCGAGGACAGCGGCAGATCCGACGAGTGGGCCGTCTCCGGCTACGAGCCCGTACGCGCCCTCGGCGAGGGAGCCGGCGGACGGGTCGTACTGGCCCGGCACACCGCGACCGGCGTGCCCGTCGCGATCAAGTACCTGAGCCGGCGCCTGCGCGGCGACCGGGAGTTCCTGGCCCGCTTCCGCGCCGAGGCCCGGCTGCTGGGCGAACTGCGCCACCCGTGCGTGGTGCGGCTGTACGAGTACGTCGAGGCGCGCGCCGGCGCCGCCATCGTCATGGAGGCGGTGGACGGCGTCAGCCTCCGCCAACTGCTGCGCCGGCACGGGGCGACGGGCCCCGAAGCCGCCCTGGTCCTGCTCAAGGGGTCGCTGCTGGGACTCGGCGCGGCCCACGCGGCGGGGGTGGTCCACCGCGACTACAAGCCGGAGAACGTGCTGGTCCGGGCCGACGGCACGAGCGCACTCGCCGACTTCGGCATCGCCGTACGCGCCGGACGCGAGACCGAGGCCGCCGGCACACCCGCCTACATGGCGCCCGAGCAGTGGCAGGGCGAACCGGCCGGACCGGCGGGCGACGTGTACGCCGCGGCCGCCGTGTTCCACGAGTGCCTGACCGGGCGTCGCCCGTTCACCGGCGACGACGTGACCGCCCTGCGCCTGCAGCACCTACGGGCCCCCGTCCCCCTGGACGACGTACCCGCGCCGGTACGCGGACTGCTGTGCAGGGGACTGGCCAAGGACCCGGCGGACCGGCCGGGCATCGAGGACTTCCTCGCCGACCTGGAACGGTCCGCCGCCGAAGGGTACGGCGCCGACTGGGAGGAGCGCGGCCGCCGCAGACTCGCCGAACTCACCTCACTGCTCGCGCTGTTGTTCCCGTTCTCCGCGACGGCGACCCTCGACGCGCCCGCGCGCGCTCTGACGCTGCTCGGCCGGGTGAAGCGCAACGGATGGAAGGCCGCCGCCGGAGCGGCCGCGCTCGCGGTCGTCGCGAGCGGGGCGACGGCAGTGACCGCCCGTCCGCACGACACGGCGACGACGGTGGTCAGTTCGGTGCCGTCGGCCGTCAAATCAGCCACCCCATCGGCCACTTCTCCCTCCACCGCCCCGACCACCGTCCCCCCGACTACCGACGCCACGCCCTCCGGCACCCCTTCGGAGAGCCCATCGGCCTCGCCCACCCCCTCCGTGACCACCGCCCCGCCGACGGAGTCGCCCACGCCGACGCCCGAGAGCACGACCGCGCCCACACCCGGCACGGTCACGATCACCATCGGCTCCTGGCAGCGGGGACAGACTCCCGGCACGCTGATCGCCGACGTGACCGTCGACACCACCGGAACCGGGCCCGTGACCGTGACGGCGAACTACTACGTCGACTCGCCCGCCGATCCCTACGGCAACCAGGCCAAGCAGCTGTCCGGCAGCACGCACTACCCCGTGACCTTCGAGGCCGACTTCTCCAACCACCCGTGCCGGGGCACCTGGATGGTCACCCTCACCAGCACCCCGGCGGCCGCGGACGGACCGCAGACGGCGTCCCTGGACGCACCACCGTGCTGA
- a CDS encoding FHA domain-containing protein: MLCHACRVHVRRDFPYCLHCGTLRRGAAPTSYAAPHLRGLDDPTLLVPLTGPVTTLGRGADNDVVLPDASVSRNHARIVRTESGFRIEDLDSFNGTAVAGVDLHGGAAHLADGTELSVGDVRLLFEQPREAHIGQRTQVVGTQLTQLPTAAQEAAPEANGPLTARPRRRSGWALKQVPTDRGQPRWVLNNTRTGVYLELDEREVFLWHTVDGENTVRDLLFAYADRFGELALPRIESALAAFADAGLLRNLPGRPEEAERKGWRRAAHAVYRALLKLEISVPGLDGTVTRLYQAVGWRFFTRTGVTLVWLSVIGGLAAFFAAQGHQHLLDFGGAGVWGPVLLAAGYVSALVVHELTHALAVKAYGRKVRRGGFLFMMGMPFAFVDTSDMWFGTRWSRVVVALSGPLSTAALAGWCAAGAAFLPVGPASAVLFQLAFGLYLNTLYNFNPLMPLDGYQALTDALRVPRLREEASAYFRRGLWRDLRAGSRPGPRQAGMAAYGLAVVVGTYGFLALALLAWRSRIGDLLDGWVSPPWTTVIEALVVALVAFPVWSAPVRWLTRRFRRRRDAKGTAPVPAVGAAMEGTA; encoded by the coding sequence ATGCTCTGCCACGCCTGCCGCGTCCATGTACGGCGCGACTTCCCGTACTGCCTGCACTGCGGCACCCTTCGCCGCGGCGCGGCACCGACGTCGTACGCCGCGCCGCACCTGCGCGGCCTCGACGACCCCACCCTGCTCGTCCCGCTCACCGGCCCGGTCACGACGCTGGGCCGGGGCGCGGACAACGACGTCGTCCTGCCCGACGCGAGCGTGTCGCGCAACCATGCCCGGATCGTGCGCACGGAGTCGGGGTTCCGGATCGAGGACCTGGACTCGTTCAACGGCACGGCCGTGGCCGGCGTCGACCTGCACGGCGGCGCGGCCCACCTCGCCGACGGCACCGAACTGTCCGTCGGCGACGTACGCCTGCTGTTCGAACAGCCCCGCGAGGCGCACATCGGCCAGCGCACCCAGGTCGTCGGCACCCAGCTCACCCAGCTCCCCACCGCCGCACAGGAGGCGGCACCGGAGGCGAACGGCCCGCTCACCGCGCGTCCCCGCCGCCGCTCAGGCTGGGCGCTCAAGCAGGTGCCCACCGACCGCGGCCAACCCCGCTGGGTACTGAACAACACCCGCACCGGCGTCTACCTGGAGCTGGACGAGCGGGAGGTCTTCCTCTGGCACACCGTCGACGGCGAGAACACCGTACGGGACCTGCTGTTCGCCTACGCAGACCGCTTCGGCGAACTCGCCCTGCCCCGCATCGAGTCGGCGCTCGCCGCGTTCGCCGACGCGGGACTCCTGCGCAACCTGCCGGGCCGCCCCGAGGAGGCGGAGCGGAAGGGATGGCGGCGCGCCGCACACGCCGTGTACCGGGCACTGCTGAAACTGGAGATATCAGTGCCCGGCCTCGACGGCACCGTCACCCGCCTCTACCAGGCCGTCGGCTGGCGGTTCTTCACCCGGACCGGGGTGACGCTGGTCTGGCTGTCGGTGATCGGCGGCCTGGCCGCGTTCTTCGCCGCGCAGGGACATCAGCACCTGCTGGACTTCGGCGGAGCGGGTGTCTGGGGACCGGTGCTCCTCGCCGCCGGATACGTGTCCGCCCTGGTCGTGCACGAGCTGACGCACGCGCTGGCCGTGAAGGCGTACGGCCGCAAGGTCCGGCGCGGCGGGTTCCTGTTCATGATGGGCATGCCGTTCGCCTTCGTGGACACCAGCGACATGTGGTTCGGCACGCGCTGGTCACGGGTCGTGGTGGCGCTGTCCGGGCCGCTGTCGACGGCGGCGCTGGCCGGCTGGTGCGCGGCCGGAGCGGCCTTCCTGCCCGTGGGACCCGCCTCGGCCGTCCTCTTCCAGCTGGCTTTCGGGCTCTACCTGAACACGCTCTACAACTTCAACCCCCTGATGCCGCTGGACGGCTACCAGGCCCTGACCGACGCGCTGCGCGTGCCGCGCCTGCGCGAGGAGGCGAGCGCGTACTTCCGCAGGGGCCTCTGGCGCGACCTGCGCGCGGGCAGCCGGCCCGGCCCACGGCAGGCGGGCATGGCCGCGTACGGGCTCGCGGTCGTCGTCGGCACGTACGGCTTCCTGGCCCTCGCCCTGCTGGCCTGGCGCTCCCGGATCGGTGACCTGCTGGACGGCTGGGTGAGCCCGCCGTGGACCACGGTGATCGAGGCCCTCGTGGTCGCCCTGGTGGCCTTCCCCGTGTGGTCCGCCCCGGTGCGGTGGCTGACGCGGCGCTTCCGGCGTCGTCGTGACGCGAAGGGCACGGCGCCCGTCCCGGCGGTGGGCGCGGCGATGGAGGGGACGGCATGA
- a CDS encoding trypsin-like serine peptidase: MRTTERTGQERARQIAAAADRYRATSDERTAAERQMDAGVPFPDSRQALAARATRLLDRHAVPAAMAVEAVRAEPLTAPDAYERILGVSKELQAWSFLPRGARAARTVARISVRENGRELPLGTGFLVSPSLLMTNHHVLADADAARQCFVEFDAQVTVDNTPQPATRLELAPDAFFVADEHLDFALVLVAPDPGGRPPGETFGWNRLSAQPGKLVIGEPVNVIGHPMGRLKEIAVRDNMLQVRLDDFLHYKTDTEPGNSGSPVFNDQWEVVALHHSGVPRTDDQGRVLRGDGQVWQPGDGDDAIDWVSNEGVRVSSILRHLAQLPPDARSGPLADMGTESGLGPGLTESAAPAPTPATAVPPPAARTAVTHTGLRARDGAFGGERHLVFLHGRSQEGKDPENLRREWTGGLNQGLVRAGLPPVDPADAWFPYYGDRLVQALPAHEAVPRVTEATILSPAEAVAPSSPTARAVYEEMIGEAADRWNVPRERLPDAERLTLGDIVGGLHRQLGWLAARSDLDARTIALILHDVAAYLDDGHVRDAVLDAVLETLPEDGEVVLVSHSLGTVVGMDLTTRLSPALRTIHLTTAGSPLGLDSVYKRLLIGGPKRPDVVTDWLNAWNPSDAVAIGCPLADEWAGTVTDVAVINARDRAHNIAEYLSHPEVAGEIGTRLGLG; encoded by the coding sequence ATGCGAACGACGGAAAGGACAGGTCAGGAGCGCGCACGCCAGATCGCCGCGGCCGCCGACCGGTACCGCGCGACCAGCGACGAGCGCACGGCCGCCGAGCGGCAGATGGACGCCGGCGTGCCCTTCCCCGACTCCCGGCAGGCGCTCGCCGCGCGCGCCACGCGTCTGCTGGACCGGCATGCGGTACCCGCCGCGATGGCCGTGGAGGCCGTGCGCGCGGAACCGCTGACCGCGCCCGACGCCTACGAACGCATCCTCGGGGTGTCCAAGGAACTGCAGGCGTGGAGCTTCCTGCCGCGTGGTGCCCGGGCGGCGCGTACCGTCGCCCGGATATCGGTGCGGGAGAACGGCCGGGAACTCCCGCTGGGCACCGGGTTCCTGGTGTCGCCGAGCCTGCTGATGACCAACCATCATGTGCTCGCCGACGCGGACGCGGCACGGCAGTGCTTCGTCGAGTTCGACGCCCAGGTCACCGTCGACAACACCCCGCAGCCGGCAACGCGGCTGGAGCTGGCTCCGGACGCGTTCTTCGTGGCCGACGAGCACCTGGACTTCGCCCTGGTACTGGTCGCCCCGGACCCCGGCGGGCGGCCGCCGGGGGAGACGTTCGGCTGGAACCGGCTCAGTGCTCAGCCGGGCAAGCTGGTCATCGGCGAGCCGGTGAACGTCATCGGCCACCCGATGGGGCGTCTGAAGGAGATCGCCGTCCGCGACAACATGCTCCAGGTGCGGCTCGACGACTTCCTCCACTACAAGACGGACACCGAGCCCGGCAATTCGGGCTCCCCGGTCTTCAACGACCAGTGGGAGGTCGTCGCGCTCCACCACAGCGGAGTGCCGAGGACCGACGACCAGGGGCGTGTCCTTCGCGGGGACGGGCAGGTGTGGCAGCCGGGTGACGGCGACGACGCGATCGACTGGGTCTCCAACGAGGGTGTACGCGTCAGCTCCATCCTGCGGCACCTCGCGCAACTGCCGCCCGACGCGCGGTCGGGCCCACTGGCGGACATGGGCACCGAGTCGGGCCTGGGACCGGGACTGACGGAGTCCGCCGCACCCGCTCCGACGCCCGCCACCGCCGTACCACCACCGGCCGCCAGGACGGCGGTCACGCACACGGGCCTGCGCGCCCGGGACGGCGCGTTCGGCGGCGAGCGCCATCTGGTCTTCCTGCACGGGCGCTCCCAGGAGGGCAAGGACCCGGAGAATCTGCGCCGCGAATGGACGGGCGGCCTCAACCAGGGGCTCGTGCGCGCCGGGCTCCCGCCGGTCGACCCGGCCGACGCCTGGTTCCCGTACTACGGCGACCGGCTGGTCCAGGCGCTGCCCGCACACGAGGCCGTACCACGGGTCACCGAGGCCACGATCCTCTCCCCGGCGGAGGCGGTCGCCCCCTCGTCGCCCACGGCCCGGGCGGTGTACGAGGAGATGATCGGCGAGGCGGCCGACAGATGGAACGTGCCGCGGGAGAGGCTGCCGGACGCCGAACGGCTCACCCTGGGCGACATCGTCGGAGGCCTCCACCGGCAGCTGGGCTGGCTGGCCGCGAGAAGCGACCTCGACGCGCGGACCATCGCCCTGATCCTCCATGACGTGGCCGCATATCTCGACGACGGGCACGTCAGGGACGCGGTCCTGGACGCTGTGCTGGAGACGCTCCCGGAGGACGGGGAGGTGGTACTCGTCAGTCACAGCCTCGGCACGGTGGTCGGCATGGACCTCACCACACGGCTGTCGCCCGCGCTGCGCACGATCCACCTCACCACGGCGGGCAGCCCGCTGGGGCTGGACAGCGTGTACAAGAGGCTGCTCATCGGCGGGCCGAAGCGCCCCGACGTGGTGACGGACTGGCTCAACGCGTGGAACCCGTCCGACGCGGTGGCCATCGGCTGTCCGTTGGCCGACGAGTGGGCCGGCACAGTGACCGACGTCGCCGTCATCAACGCCCGCGACCGGGCCCACAACATCGCGGAGTACCTCTCCCACCCCGAAGTCGCCGGGGAGATCGGCACCCGCCTCGGCCTCGGTTGA
- a CDS encoding GMC family oxidoreductase: MNAESGATPPTETGFDYVVVGAGAGGGPLAANLAAAGLRTLLLDAGGAEDNDSYLVPAFHADASEDPAQCWNYFVRHYADETQQQRDGKFVPGKGILYPRAGTIGGCTAHHALITVYPYNRDWDAIAAETGDATWHSSAMRTYFERLERCTYRPKPKEPPGNPLLATLLRHLPVVAARYRNDARHGFDGWLPTSLADPRLAVQDAELLKVILSAAQDTLAGFLGRPLSPLEGLGSFVDPNDWRVQTQALQGLWQIPVSTDRGRRSAVRERVQAVRRAHPDHLVVRTHALAARIVLDEGNGATGVDYLDEAHAYRADPGARPDSGPAALHRVLASREVILAAGAFNTPQLLMLSGIGPPEELGRHGIPVRVGLHGVGAQLQDRYEVGVVSQMRQEFPVITECSFHAPRPGTEPDRCYRAWQNGEGLYTTNGAVLGITRKSRPDLDAPDLFIFGGPFDFRGYRPGYSLDLTHHKDRFTWAILKSRTHNTGGRVRLRSTDPRDTPLVDFHYFTEGTDKEGLDLEAMVDAVEFVRGMNRKADAAVLKELWPGEEVDDRDAVRRFVQDEAWGHHASCTCRMGRADDPSTVVDGAFRVRGVDRLRIVDASVFPRIPGFFVAAPIYMISEKASDVILGDTAHI, from the coding sequence GTGAACGCCGAGTCCGGGGCCACTCCCCCCACCGAGACGGGCTTCGACTACGTCGTCGTCGGCGCCGGCGCGGGTGGCGGACCGCTGGCGGCCAACCTCGCCGCCGCGGGCCTGCGCACCCTGCTTCTGGACGCCGGCGGCGCCGAGGACAACGACAGCTACCTGGTGCCCGCATTCCACGCCGACGCCTCCGAGGACCCCGCGCAGTGCTGGAACTACTTCGTACGGCACTACGCCGACGAGACGCAGCAGCAGCGCGACGGCAAGTTCGTACCGGGCAAGGGCATCCTCTATCCGCGCGCCGGCACGATCGGCGGGTGCACCGCACACCATGCGCTGATCACCGTCTATCCGTACAACCGCGACTGGGACGCCATCGCGGCGGAGACCGGCGACGCCACCTGGCACAGCTCCGCCATGCGTACGTACTTCGAGCGGCTGGAGCGCTGTACCTACCGGCCGAAGCCCAAGGAGCCACCCGGCAATCCGCTCCTGGCCACGCTGCTTCGTCACCTGCCCGTCGTGGCGGCCCGGTACCGCAACGACGCCCGGCACGGATTCGACGGCTGGCTGCCCACCTCGCTGGCCGACCCCCGACTCGCCGTGCAGGACGCGGAGTTGCTGAAGGTCATCCTCTCCGCCGCGCAGGACACGCTCGCCGGCTTCCTCGGCCGGCCGCTGTCGCCCCTCGAGGGGCTCGGCTCCTTCGTCGACCCCAACGACTGGCGGGTGCAGACCCAGGCACTGCAAGGGCTTTGGCAGATCCCCGTCTCCACGGACCGCGGCCGCCGCAGCGCCGTGCGAGAGCGCGTCCAGGCCGTGCGGCGCGCTCATCCGGATCATCTGGTGGTCCGTACCCACGCGCTGGCCGCCCGGATCGTACTGGACGAGGGAAACGGGGCGACCGGCGTCGACTACCTGGACGAGGCGCACGCCTACCGGGCCGACCCCGGCGCCCGGCCGGACTCCGGGCCGGCAGCGCTGCACCGGGTTCTCGCCTCCCGTGAGGTGATCCTGGCCGCCGGGGCTTTCAACACGCCCCAGCTGCTGATGCTTTCCGGCATCGGACCACCTGAGGAACTGGGACGGCACGGGATCCCCGTGCGCGTCGGTCTGCACGGGGTGGGCGCGCAGCTCCAGGACCGGTACGAGGTCGGTGTCGTCAGCCAGATGCGGCAGGAGTTCCCGGTCATCACGGAGTGCTCCTTCCATGCTCCGAGGCCCGGAACCGAACCGGACCGCTGTTACCGGGCATGGCAGAACGGCGAGGGCCTCTACACCACCAACGGCGCCGTCCTCGGTATCACCCGCAAGTCCCGCCCGGACCTGGACGCCCCGGACCTGTTCATCTTCGGCGGCCCCTTCGACTTCCGGGGATACCGCCCGGGCTACTCCCTCGACCTGACACACCACAAGGACCGCTTCACCTGGGCCATCCTCAAGAGCCGTACCCACAACACGGGAGGCCGGGTCCGGCTGCGCTCCACCGACCCGCGCGACACCCCACTGGTCGACTTCCACTACTTCACCGAGGGCACGGACAAGGAGGGCCTGGACCTCGAAGCGATGGTCGATGCCGTGGAGTTCGTACGCGGGATGAACCGCAAGGCCGACGCCGCGGTCCTCAAGGAGCTGTGGCCCGGCGAGGAGGTCGACGACCGCGACGCCGTCCGCCGTTTCGTCCAGGACGAGGCCTGGGGCCACCATGCGTCGTGCACCTGCCGGATGGGACGCGCCGATGATCCCTCGACCGTGGTCGACGGCGCGTTCCGGGTCCGCGGGGTGGACCGTCTGCGGATCGTCGACGCCTCGGTCTTCCCCCGCATTCCCGGCTTCTTCGTCGCCGCGCCCATCTACATGATCAGCGAGAAGGCGAGTGACGTGATCCTCGGCGACACCGCCCACATCTGA
- a CDS encoding sigma factor-like helix-turn-helix DNA-binding protein: MGALARSVVIHRSEEPDRTPAAVVVADALASLPHAYREALVESYAAGRTTRQTAKALGLPHDTVKSRVYHGLWQLRRILQEQGWSGETPGR; encoded by the coding sequence ATGGGAGCTCTAGCGCGAAGCGTCGTGATCCACAGGTCGGAAGAACCGGATCGCACGCCGGCCGCCGTAGTCGTCGCGGACGCCCTGGCCAGCCTGCCCCACGCATATCGCGAGGCCCTCGTCGAGTCCTACGCGGCCGGCCGCACCACCCGGCAGACCGCGAAAGCGCTCGGCCTCCCTCACGACACGGTGAAGTCGCGGGTATATCACGGGCTATGGCAACTCAGGCGAATACTGCAGGAGCAGGGATGGTCCGGCGAGACGCCAGGCCGGTGA
- a CDS encoding peroxidase family protein, which translates to MSTHRTAPRHPPAGYRTSLPWRIITSAAQYVDRRIGWDRLPVPAGLLTLFGLRVRLRQKNLYDTGQLPAIDQPEPAPPSASHQVNRSADGSHNDLGDPRMGMAGTRFGRNIPLEAIAPAAPSDVLATPSPREVSRTLLTRDGLIAAESVNSLVAAWLQFMIRDWFSHGTSPTDRPWEVSLVDDDPWPEHPMKIMRTPDDPTRDPQAPRGTPDTRVNVSSHWWDASQIYGKNAAEQHQLRTGERGRLHLWDDEQAPVPADPSQDPIYVPGFWLGLAMMQDLFTREHNAICEHLHGAYPSWSDEELFQRARLINSALLAKIHTVEWTPAVISHPTTVKALRANWWGIAGERVHDLFGRISDSEVISGIPGGETDHYGVPYALTEEFVAVYRMHPLVRDEWHLRAVADDTTLRHCTLRDIAGPGALKFLETTEMADLLYSFGTLHPGLVTLHNFPKFLQEFERPDGHLQDLAATDILRSRELGVPRYNEFRRLLRLKPAESFSELAHDPATAKQFERLYDGDIEKVDLMVGLYAEKLPAGFAFSDTAFRIFILMASRRLNSDRFFTTHYTPEVYSKAGMAWIDDNSMVTVLLRHHPELRTALSGLTNAFVPWHSTAPPET; encoded by the coding sequence ATGAGCACGCACCGAACCGCCCCACGGCACCCCCCGGCCGGATACCGCACGTCACTCCCCTGGCGGATCATCACCAGTGCCGCCCAGTACGTCGACCGCCGCATCGGCTGGGACAGACTGCCCGTGCCGGCAGGCCTGCTGACGCTCTTCGGGCTCCGTGTCCGGCTCCGGCAGAAGAACCTGTACGACACCGGTCAGCTGCCCGCGATCGACCAGCCCGAGCCCGCGCCCCCGTCCGCGAGCCACCAGGTCAACCGGAGCGCCGACGGCAGCCACAACGACCTCGGCGACCCACGCATGGGCATGGCCGGCACCCGCTTCGGCCGGAACATTCCACTGGAGGCCATCGCGCCGGCCGCGCCCTCGGACGTACTGGCCACGCCCAGTCCGCGCGAGGTCAGCCGTACCCTGCTCACCCGCGACGGGCTCATCGCGGCCGAATCCGTGAACTCCCTGGTCGCCGCCTGGCTCCAGTTCATGATCCGCGACTGGTTCAGCCACGGCACGAGCCCCACGGACCGGCCCTGGGAGGTTTCCCTGGTGGACGACGACCCCTGGCCGGAACACCCCATGAAGATCATGCGGACCCCGGACGACCCCACGCGTGACCCCCAGGCGCCCCGCGGAACGCCCGACACCCGCGTCAATGTGTCCTCCCACTGGTGGGACGCGTCCCAGATCTACGGGAAGAACGCGGCCGAACAGCACCAGTTGCGCACCGGAGAGCGGGGCAGGCTGCACCTGTGGGACGACGAGCAGGCACCCGTCCCGGCCGACCCCTCCCAGGACCCCATATACGTCCCCGGCTTCTGGTTGGGCCTCGCCATGATGCAGGACCTGTTCACCCGGGAGCACAACGCGATCTGCGAGCATCTGCACGGCGCCTACCCGTCCTGGAGCGACGAGGAGCTGTTCCAGCGTGCCCGGCTCATCAACTCCGCTCTCCTCGCGAAGATCCACACCGTGGAGTGGACACCGGCCGTGATCAGTCACCCCACCACCGTCAAGGCGCTGCGCGCCAACTGGTGGGGCATCGCGGGCGAGCGCGTCCACGACCTGTTCGGGCGCATCAGCGACAGCGAGGTCATCAGCGGCATCCCCGGCGGCGAGACGGATCACTACGGCGTCCCGTACGCGCTCACCGAGGAGTTCGTGGCGGTGTACCGGATGCACCCGCTGGTCCGCGACGAATGGCATCTGCGTGCCGTCGCCGACGACACGACCCTGCGCCACTGCACCCTGCGCGACATCGCCGGGCCGGGAGCGCTGAAGTTCCTGGAGACCACGGAGATGGCCGACCTGCTCTACAGCTTCGGCACGCTGCATCCCGGACTGGTCACCCTGCACAACTTCCCCAAGTTTCTCCAGGAGTTCGAGCGCCCCGACGGGCATCTGCAGGACCTCGCCGCCACCGACATCCTGCGCTCCCGGGAACTGGGGGTGCCCCGCTACAACGAGTTCCGTCGGCTGCTGCGGCTCAAGCCCGCGGAGAGCTTCTCGGAGCTGGCGCACGATCCGGCGACAGCCAAGCAGTTCGAGCGGCTCTACGACGGCGACATCGAGAAGGTCGACCTGATGGTCGGGCTGTACGCGGAGAAGCTGCCGGCCGGTTTCGCCTTCAGCGACACGGCGTTCCGCATCTTCATCCTCATGGCCTCGCGCCGGCTGAACAGCGACCGGTTCTTCACCACCCACTACACCCCCGAGGTCTACTCCAAGGCCGGCATGGCCTGGATCGACGACAACAGCATGGTCACCGTTCTGCTGCGCCACCACCCGGAGTTGCGTACGGCCCTGTCCGGGCTGACCAACGCCTTCGTGCCGTGGCACAGCACCGCACCGCCGGAGACCTGA